The sequence TGTGTGCGCGTCGATCGCCTCCTTCCGCAACGCCGGTCATCCCAGCTCCAGCGCAAGCCCGCGGCTGCGGATCGACGTCGCGGTGCACGCAGCGTTCGCCGTTCTGTTTGCGGCTGCGGCGCTTTACGCCGCGCTCGGGCACCTTGCCCCGCGCACAGCCATGGTCGACCTCGCCTTCCCGCTGGGAAACGGCGTGTACGCCATCGCCAGCGGCGGCGCCAACCGCCTGATGAATTTCCATCTGAAGACGGCCGATGAACCGCGCTTCGCCCGCTGGCGCGGCCAGTCTCATGCGGTCGACATCGTCCAGCTCAACCGCTACGGCGTGCGCGCCAGCGGCTTCGCGCCGCGAGAACCGCAACGCTACGCGATCTTCGGCAAGACCGTGCTCTCGCCTTGCGCGGGCCGAGTCGAGCAGGCCCGTGGCGATCTGCCCGACCAGAATCCACCCCGGCGCGACGCGCAGAACCTGGCCGGCAACTTCGTGTTTCTGGACTGCGCCGGTGTCCGCGTCCTGGTCGCACACCTCAGACAAGGCAGCCTGCGCGTGAAGGACGGCGTCACCGTGCAGACCGGCCAGCCGCTGGGCGAAGCCGGGAACTCCGGCAATACCTCCGAGCCGCACGTGCACATCCACGCGCAGCGCCCGGGCAGCGTGCCCGGCGCGCTCGACGGCGAGCCTCTGCCGATCCGCTTTGCCGGGCGCTATCTCGCCCGCAACGACCGCGTGCGCGTGCCTTGACAGCAGAGCACGCAGAAAATGAACCCTCGGGACACCAAGGCCAGGAACCGACCCCGAGGTCCGGTTTTCCATAGAACCTATCTCAAAATCCCCGGCGGTCGCGTTGCGACGAGAAGCGGTCGG comes from Burkholderiales bacterium and encodes:
- a CDS encoding M23 family metallopeptidase; this translates as MTSLLVFTAVHVLVPLLLLTWQWRAHIASRAQWLARTAAFTAFFIALHLGGFWTVLPHWLSYVYFVLFVCASIASFRNAGHPSSSASPRLRIDVAVHAAFAVLFAAAALYAALGHLAPRTAMVDLAFPLGNGVYAIASGGANRLMNFHLKTADEPRFARWRGQSHAVDIVQLNRYGVRASGFAPREPQRYAIFGKTVLSPCAGRVEQARGDLPDQNPPRRDAQNLAGNFVFLDCAGVRVLVAHLRQGSLRVKDGVTVQTGQPLGEAGNSGNTSEPHVHIHAQRPGSVPGALDGEPLPIRFAGRYLARNDRVRVP